ttttccttttaaaaTTTACCACAAATATTAGAGataaaaacaatactttactctatattatatattttaatcatGATGTCCATACTCATGGCTTGTGAATATTGTACAGGTCGCATTTTGGACAAAGATATTTCACCCAAATATTAATAGCAACTGGAATTATGTGTTAATAATTTCACATGATGAAAGTATCCCTCTTAATTCTATTCCAACAAAACTAATGCCTTTTGGGACCATTATCTAatggaattttttttaaaaataaaaaaatatattatttttaaaaatatgttatttgaattttaatttttaaaaaacattttttaCGATGAGTTCGTTTAGTTTTGGCCAACTTCTATAATTTTATAGAGTTCGTCaaatttcaatgaattttaCTCTAATTCTCTCCAAAACTTATCTGATAACGAAACTCAAATTTTTAAGTCATTATCATCGTctcaaaaaatacataaaagtaCACAAAATACACAGACAAACATGTCTTCTTTAACATTATCAGCGGCAATAGTAACCAATATCATGTCTCCAGAtttaataagattttttttcattacaaattaaaagaaccATTATTTCTCCAATAAAAATACGACTTATTCCCATGTACTGTTGTGTACTCTTAATGTACTCTCGAGACGATGATAATGATTGTCATTATCTGTTGCAAAGTTTAAGAATTTGAGTAAGCCAGATATTTTTGAGAATTTGAAGTTAAGTTCTATTAATATTATGGAGTTTGCTGGAGATGCGTCGAACTTGccttgaataaaaaaaaatcgtaTCTAAACAATTAAAGTTCAAAGAATGTGTGTCtggaaataaatatttttttaatttatttcagaaaaaaaaacCTTATCTAATGATGTGTTAGTTTGTTGTTAAAAGAGTTGGTGTTATACCAGATATTATCAGTTATCATAGTAGTTTCTTTTTGAGTTCCGCTACATATCTAAACAATTTCATCTAAGTCATTTAGTTTACGCTGCCGGTTTCgtcttcttctttctcctcttcctcttcctcctttttcttcctcttttttttattatcgtCATCATCACCACCATTATACTACCACATTcatctcttcctcctcctcttcttcctgtttcttttttatttgaatttctttgatctcttcatttctttttttctttctcctccaTCATTATTGTCGTCATCACCAGCAATACCAATACAAGTATAATTATCCGTGccatgcacgtgataagattgaaaagaaaaatttaagttgctgtgttaaaattaattttaattataataacttaattaataaaaaaattgtatgcgttgtttttcttttcttaatataGTGTTAATtgtattaactataaaatagttatttaatCTACTTTGTTTAATAAATCAGACATATATACTCAATATGACCATAAATAATCTAGTAATACTTAAATCCACCAACAAAGTTCTATATGTTGGTTTACTGTGAAGTAAGAACATATCAAAATCAGctcaaaatgaagaaaaaattaataaagaatcCTAACGCAGAAAGTTCtgtaataaacaataaataatataaacatATTGATTAACAATTCAATGCTATCCTTTGATACCTGCAAAATATATACATGAAACAACACTGTATCAATGTtagtatataaaattatattgttaacgtaattataaaattgtttaTCAGGAGAATAAGATAATACgaatttttatgataattttaatattctcaaACTATTAATGTACAATAAAAATTCATCCATTATTTCCtagaatttataaatttttttgattgatagtaattaattttaataaattaatagatTTAGCAAGTCATTTTGTTATTACCTTTTCATTATAAGCTCTCAAAAACTTCTCTATATACCACATTCATCATGCAGTTATCTTCCAAGTGTCCATGATCTTGCAACAGCACTCACAGACCGTCTTTACTCGTTACCCTTGATAACGCAACATACAATTGACCATGGGTGAAAATTGGCCTTGGAAGGTAAATTTCAACTTTCGATAGAGTTTGTCCCTGAGACTTATTTATTGTCATTGCAAATGACATGATAATTGGGAATTGTCTTCTTTAAAACCTGACCGGCAATGTTTCATTATTTGGAATTAgattcagtcttggaataagaacaataCTTCCAACTTTGTTACCAGTTAAAGTCTTGCATTCTATCACATGATTTCCCATTCTTCTAACTTGCATTCTCATTCCATTGCACAAACCATTAGTTTGGTTTATATTCCACAGCAACATAACAGGAGCGCCAACCTTCAGAACCAACTTGTGTGGTGGTAGACTTGAATAATTTATTCCATTTAGAATCTCCGGCGAGAAAACATCTAACTCAAATTTCATATTTCCCTCCTCAGCACACACAGAGTCTGAACTTAAGTAGACTCTTTCTTGTCCAGGTAACCCTGCAGTCATCTTGTTGACATCAGTGACACAATTCAAAGTTGGTGCAAGAATTGCTCTATCCTTGAAATAATTTTCAACGGATAAATTGGATAACATATATGGATACACGAAATCAATGAGGTCATCCAAAGCTGTCTTAGAGTTCTTAACCAAAATGTCATATGGTATATGAACGATCGATTCACCATCTGTTGTATCACCAGCCAAATCATCACcaattttgagtagccattctGTAAAATTTCTGAGTTCTTGTATGTTGTTGTTTTCACCCAGTGACAATCTCATGTTTTTTTATAAGCTTCAGAACCTTCCAATTATGCCACAAATATGAAGAATTAATAGAAGACTGAATTATATCTTGCCTTGAGCCTCTGGGAATCACAGGTAAAATTTGTCTAAAATCTCCTCCGAGAACAACAACTTTACCTCCAAATGGCAAATGAGCATTGTACGAATCTGAACACCTTAAGATGTCTCTGAGGCATTTGTCTAAAGCTTCGTAACAATACTtatcattaaaataaaaatttttaattatgatcaTTAATTATAATCACATATATTTACTTCAAGATTTATACTTTGAAAACTTagtatattaatattttgtattttatttctCAATTTTAGACTATCACAAACATTAGTTACTCTTCAATAATGacaatacttttaaaaaaatacacaaaattaaatgatcttaaaattatataataatttttaaaataataaaaaaatatacaattacctaaaatataatatttgtgtagtaactaaaatttaattaacaatataaaagtaacATATAATATCATTTcgtaattaaataaggggataagTATTATTTTGGTCCTCACGTTCAGGGTCAGAATCAAACCTATCCCTGATGTATCTTTCgatttaaaatcatccttaacgtatttttttgtattaaaatcgtcctttttttaaaaaatttaattatgatcCCACTGTCGTTGATTTGTCTAAAGCTTCGTAATTATTAGCACTTACAATTCTATTAAATCCCACTGTCGTTGATTCCTCTAAGAGTTTACTTATCAAATAAAGTTAAAATATGAACAGAAAATATCTATAAACTGGACCTAGCATCACTCGAAGAAATTATGTAGAATAATCAACCTACCTTATCATTCATGAGAACCATTTCTAGATAAGTTGTCTTACTTTTGTCAAATTTGGATGAAACTTTCCATAACCTTATAATTCTTGCCTTTATTTTCCAAATATTTTCATTACATAATCTACTACAGGTAATACTGTTGATAGAATCATAACTTGTAGCCATTAGGTATGGAaaataataaagagaaaaagaaatatgAATAAGGTACAAATTTTGtagatgaaaaaaaattaaaacagttGACTATTACgacttatatatatacatacacacTAATAACAAACGGTATGAATTTTTAATGGAGATACTTGATACTAATAGAAAAagattatataaataaaaattatttaatttcaatttcaatttcatataTCAAAACAGTGGTTAACAAAAATTATGGAATCTTTTTTTGACATATGTATTATGCCATACGTATTAATGTACACagattattttataaattaatatatatgcaTAACAAAAcagtttaatattatatattgtctacattaattatatgccaaaatttaaaaaaaaaagagataaaagagaagatatataaatatgtataatattattgctatatatGAAGCAGTTTTATATTGCTATAATTATAGAGACttactataattatatcaaatttaattatgactgtaaataaataaaataggaaacaatcaaaactaattttttttctttttatggtCAAAAGttactgtaaatataaaaaacaaaaatctgtaatgattaaaaatttgagtagaaaataaaactccataagctaaattcaatttgttaactaattaattttatgtccatataatattattattattatatattgattaAAACTGTGAATacatactaataaaattattacatacgaatgagaattagaactatatcaattatatgattttaaaattattattattattattattattattattattattattattattattattgagtaaTGATGATAATTCACGTGATAACAAATTTTACCTATAAAACatccaaaattaaataatattcaaGTATAATTAGGTGAcaattataattcaaaaattactGCACATAAAGTCAcgtgaattattattataattgatataatcgttataattaatttaataaagatatttattaagtatatatgttatctatattaattatatgccaatatttttaagaatgcattaaaaaaagtgatatataaatgtatataaaattattgttatataaaaaataaatttaaataatatatagaaaacATATATCCTGTGTATAAAAATGTGActattagtaattttattaataaatttttttttaaattattactaatttcaattttattagaAAATTTGAGGAAATAATTTCCCTTGCCAcaaataatatactaaaactgttaGGATATTATCTTCTATATGGTTAAttgaatttatcaatgattttTTCGTGTAAATCgttattattcaatttttaataattacttaatatacaaaatttgaaattagaaattgttattactaattcaattaactggttaattgagtaataattgtcaaattattaaggtgcaaaatcattgatttactcaatagattttcatatattatttatatttcaagtaataatttgaaattatattatttacccagttaataatactatttttaaaaaaaaattgcattgatttttaaatcaattattaaataattatttttgttaagataattgtttataaattatttcaaattatattttgttaagatataattatttagattattactCATGGCACGGgtataatttcattttataccaattaatcaattataattatatgtcATAGgtataatttcaattttatccacGGATTATTTTTCGTAATAATATACAACATATTATTTACCGTgataatttgatttgattgatttctattttatttacatacataaatgattaaaatatataacataaatatcgtaattattataattctatgatataattataattaacatattttatcataattaaatattgatttgatataattataataaaaataattttccaaaataatataatcatatattATTCATGAGCTAATTATCTGCCAATAAACCTTAATATGATTTTTACATCTCCGCTATGGGAAATAACTACTTAGATATACCAAATAATATGTAACATATTACTCCCTGTATAAGTTAAGGCACAAAGACATGATTTAATTAAGGTGATTGAAACTTGCACCAAATAAAATATGACATCAATCGAATAAAAAAGGGTACTCGATTTTGTATTAATTAGCTAGTCGAAGAAATAACATAATCATAcattattcatgttttattattttttgttagataaaatatttttttattgacaaATAAATTGTGTTTAGGTTAACGATTTAATATATGTGTAGGTTGCATTTTTTGTCAAACATaatgaaaatacaaataaagaaataaaagaaaaaaataaacttaattATATCTAACACTActtcattttattaaattatttaaaaatagcacatcaacaaaaaatattcataatatataaattgaggcaataatttaaaattctataattataatttaatcaaatactaatattaaaatcaaattaccTAAACAATAATGAACCTATTCTAGTCCTTAGTCACGTATAGTGTAGAATCATTCTTGTAACGATAACCAACTGAAATAACATCGTAAGTTTCAATATTTAGAATTCGTGCAAAATCAGACCATCCTCTTGTTAGATAAGCTTCATCATCCGCTATCCATGCAATGCGGCAAGGTATAGAATTGTCACACCGAGAAACCAAACTAACTCTTATTCCCCTCAATGGCATTGTATGCAAAAGAAAGCTggtaatttctaaaaaaaaatcaaaatatgttaaaaaattattctaataatgaacagcttaaataagaaaatttaaatatattaccaaTCGTTGAAATTGTATATCTGAATTTGTCACGAATTTAGCAAAATTGAACTTAAAATGAGGAAATTCAATCTCATTATGTGCTCCACTTCGAAGATTTTCGGGCAGACATAAAAAGCATAGAGGG
The genomic region above belongs to Arachis stenosperma cultivar V10309 chromosome 5, arast.V10309.gnm1.PFL2, whole genome shotgun sequence and contains:
- the LOC130981495 gene encoding uncharacterized protein LOC130981495, whose translation is MRLSLGENNNIQELRNFTEWLLKIGDDLAGDTTDGESIVHIPYDILVKNSKTALDDLIDFVYPYMLSNLSVENYFKDRAILAPTLNCVTDVNKMTAGLPGQERVYLSSDSVCAEEGNMKFELDVFSPEILNGINYSSLPPHKLVLKVGAPVMLLWNINQTNGLCNGMRMQVRRMGNHVIECKTLTGNKVGSIVLIPRLNLIPNNETLPVRF